A single window of Actinoallomurus bryophytorum DNA harbors:
- a CDS encoding ABC transporter permease: MLKTTLAGLRAHLVRLVLTALAITLGVGFVSGTFVLTDTMKAGFDQQFTASANKVSVAVRGKDTGSEQGVPVALLTRTKGLPGVQDAQGLVRGTAPLIGKDGKVYGDSSTLGLSISTGALQRYQLKAGRLPTTAGMVVLDTKTAQRSGFKVGDTVKVLDHQDRQRSFTVSGLMDFGVDQEIAYRGAVGFTAAAATEMTGERGFTEIDVKAAPGTADGRLRDEVASAAGDSYDVFTSHQLAKRLSASSGVSADQIAVFFLAFAIVALFVSALVIYNTFNILVAQRTREMALLRCVGASKAQIFRGVLTESLIVGFVASAAGVLVGIGLGNGGAALFASIDNSPAGPVTVSPTPIVAGMLAGMVITVVSALLPARAATRVSPIAALRSQLEGPVTGRASRFRTIIGGLTGLAGLALIGLALIEPAGQGPFLLVLGGAILTFLGVVALSPIIVRRLSRVVGWLPARYMGVPGRLAGENAGRNPKRAAVTTIALTVGVTLMTMFSVALVSMQATADSKLNTQFPVDYQLTTGSDRPIPRQAAADLRTKPQLADVIEERTADGRLSGHKLDIGAVTDGSLGRTVKPKLVAGSITDLRPGTVALAKRQAMSLGVGVGRGLSLSAGGQAIPLKVAAIFSDEAPIPSVVITEEDFAHTFGAKDDTSVAIMAKKGVSADESRRVVEEATKAYPMVKVSSLADIKAEFTKALNQMFLLVGALLGLAIIISLIGIANTLTLSVVERTRESALLRALGLTRRGLRWMLSLEAVIMAVIGALLGVVLGTGFGWAALGSIFDGAVLGFPVLRVLTFVVVAGLAGLLAAVIPGRRAAKASIVESLASE; the protein is encoded by the coding sequence GTGCTGAAGACGACACTGGCCGGCCTGCGCGCCCATCTGGTGCGACTGGTCCTCACCGCGCTCGCCATCACCCTCGGCGTCGGGTTCGTGTCCGGCACGTTCGTGCTCACCGACACGATGAAGGCCGGCTTCGACCAGCAGTTCACCGCCTCCGCGAACAAGGTCTCCGTGGCGGTACGGGGCAAGGACACCGGGAGTGAGCAGGGCGTACCGGTCGCGCTGCTCACGAGGACCAAGGGTCTGCCCGGCGTCCAGGACGCCCAAGGCCTGGTCCGTGGCACCGCCCCGCTGATCGGAAAGGACGGCAAGGTCTACGGCGACAGCTCCACGCTCGGCCTGTCCATCTCCACCGGAGCCCTGCAGCGCTACCAGCTCAAGGCGGGCCGCCTGCCCACGACGGCCGGCATGGTCGTGCTCGACACCAAGACCGCGCAGCGCTCCGGCTTCAAGGTCGGGGACACCGTCAAGGTGCTCGACCATCAGGACCGGCAGCGGTCGTTCACGGTCTCGGGCCTGATGGACTTCGGCGTCGACCAGGAGATCGCCTATCGCGGCGCGGTCGGCTTCACCGCCGCGGCCGCGACCGAGATGACCGGCGAGCGGGGCTTCACCGAGATCGACGTCAAGGCCGCTCCGGGCACCGCTGACGGGCGGCTGCGCGACGAGGTGGCGTCGGCCGCCGGCGATTCGTACGACGTGTTCACCAGCCACCAGCTCGCCAAGCGGCTGTCCGCCTCATCCGGCGTCTCGGCCGACCAGATCGCGGTGTTCTTCCTGGCGTTCGCGATCGTGGCGCTGTTCGTCTCGGCACTCGTCATCTACAACACCTTCAACATCCTCGTCGCCCAGCGGACGCGCGAGATGGCACTGCTGCGGTGCGTCGGCGCCAGCAAGGCGCAGATCTTCCGTGGCGTGCTGACCGAGTCGCTGATCGTCGGCTTCGTGGCCTCGGCGGCCGGCGTGCTCGTCGGCATCGGCCTCGGCAACGGCGGCGCCGCGCTCTTCGCCTCCATCGACAACTCCCCGGCCGGCCCGGTGACCGTGTCACCCACGCCGATCGTCGCCGGCATGCTGGCCGGCATGGTCATCACGGTCGTCTCCGCCTTGCTGCCCGCACGCGCCGCCACGCGTGTATCGCCGATCGCGGCGCTGCGCAGCCAGCTGGAAGGGCCGGTCACGGGGCGTGCGAGCAGGTTCCGCACGATCATCGGCGGCCTTACCGGGCTCGCCGGGCTGGCGCTCATCGGGCTGGCGCTGATCGAGCCGGCCGGTCAGGGACCGTTCCTGCTCGTGCTGGGCGGCGCGATCCTGACCTTCCTCGGGGTCGTCGCGCTCAGCCCGATCATCGTCCGGCGGCTAAGCCGCGTCGTGGGCTGGCTGCCCGCCCGTTACATGGGCGTGCCCGGGCGGCTGGCCGGGGAGAACGCGGGCCGCAACCCCAAGCGCGCCGCGGTCACGACCATCGCCCTCACGGTGGGCGTCACGCTGATGACGATGTTCTCGGTCGCGCTGGTCTCCATGCAGGCGACGGCGGACTCCAAGCTGAACACCCAGTTCCCTGTGGACTACCAGCTGACCACCGGCAGCGATCGGCCGATCCCGCGCCAGGCCGCCGCCGACCTGCGCACGAAGCCGCAGCTCGCCGACGTCATCGAGGAACGCACGGCCGACGGGCGGCTGTCCGGGCACAAGCTGGACATCGGCGCGGTCACCGACGGCTCCCTGGGGCGTACGGTCAAGCCGAAGCTGGTCGCCGGCTCGATCACCGATCTCCGGCCGGGCACCGTCGCGCTCGCCAAGCGCCAGGCCATGTCCCTCGGCGTCGGGGTCGGGCGGGGGCTGAGCCTGAGCGCGGGCGGCCAGGCGATCCCGCTGAAGGTCGCCGCCATCTTCAGCGACGAGGCCCCGATCCCCTCCGTCGTGATCACGGAGGAGGACTTCGCGCACACCTTCGGAGCGAAGGACGACACGTCGGTCGCCATCATGGCCAAGAAGGGCGTCTCGGCGGATGAGTCCCGCCGGGTGGTGGAGGAGGCCACCAAGGCGTACCCGATGGTCAAGGTGAGCAGTCTCGCCGACATCAAGGCGGAGTTCACCAAGGCGCTCAACCAGATGTTCTTGCTGGTGGGAGCGCTGCTGGGACTGGCGATCATCATCTCGCTGATCGGTATCGCCAACACGCTGACCCTGTCCGTGGTGGAGCGCACCCGGGAGTCGGCCCTCCTGCGCGCCCTCGGCCTGACCAGGCGGGGACTGCGCTGGATGCTCTCGCTGGAGGCCGTGATCATGGCCGTGATCGGCGCGCTGCTGGGCGTCGTGCTCGGCACCGGCTTCGGCTGGGCCGCGCTCGGCTCGATCTTCGACGGAGCCGTCCTGGGCTTCCCGGTGCTGCGCGTTCTCACCTTCGTCGTCGTCGCGGGCCTCGCGGGCCTGCTCGCGGCCGTCATCCCCGGCCGGCGTGCGGCCAAGGCGTCGATCGTGGAGTCGCTCGCGAGCGAGTGA
- a CDS encoding ABC transporter ATP-binding protein has translation MTSTAINASPAVAAGEVTKVYGSGDAAVHALRGVSVGFAHGAFTAIMGPSGSGKSTLMHCLAGLDTVDGGSVSLGQVELTRLNDRQLTQLRRDRFGFIFQSFNLLPTLTAEQNIRLPLDLAGRRRDQLWMDKVVGALGLRDRLSHRPSELSGGQQQRVACARALIHQPEVIFADEPTGNLDSRSGGEVLGFLRSSVREMGQTIVMVTHDPVAASYADRVVFLRDGRITGEMYRPTPDSVLDALKRLEA, from the coding sequence GTGACCAGTACCGCGATCAACGCGTCGCCCGCCGTCGCCGCCGGCGAGGTGACCAAGGTGTACGGCTCCGGCGACGCCGCAGTCCACGCCCTCCGCGGCGTCAGCGTCGGTTTCGCCCATGGGGCGTTCACGGCGATCATGGGGCCCTCGGGTTCTGGCAAGTCGACGCTCATGCACTGCCTGGCCGGCCTGGACACGGTTGACGGCGGCTCGGTGAGCCTCGGGCAGGTCGAGCTAACGCGCCTGAACGACCGGCAGCTGACCCAGCTCCGCCGCGACCGCTTCGGCTTCATCTTCCAGTCCTTCAACCTGCTGCCGACGCTCACCGCCGAGCAGAACATCCGGCTCCCGTTGGACCTGGCCGGCCGCCGGCGCGACCAGCTGTGGATGGACAAGGTCGTCGGCGCACTCGGCCTGCGTGACCGGCTGTCGCATCGGCCGAGCGAGCTGTCCGGCGGCCAGCAGCAGCGGGTGGCCTGCGCACGTGCGCTCATCCACCAGCCCGAGGTGATCTTCGCCGACGAGCCGACCGGGAACCTCGACTCACGCTCCGGCGGCGAGGTGCTCGGCTTCCTGCGCTCGTCGGTGCGCGAGATGGGACAGACCATCGTGATGGTCACCCATGACCCGGTGGCGGCCTCATACGCCGACCGGGTGGTGTTCCTGCGCGACGGCCGGATCACCGGCGAGATGTACCGGCCGACGCCGGACTCCGTGCTGGACGCGCTGAAGCGACTGGAGGCCTGA
- a CDS encoding chaplin, whose protein sequence is MLKKLTAAGIVAAAASGALLLATPANAGMGGGNGGVLSGNQFIVPVSIPVNICGNSVAVLGLSRAGCRGGASSGQYHHGYHHNWVS, encoded by the coding sequence GTGCTCAAAAAGCTCACCGCGGCCGGCATCGTGGCGGCCGCAGCCTCTGGTGCCCTGCTCCTCGCCACCCCTGCCAACGCCGGCATGGGCGGCGGCAACGGCGGCGTGCTCTCCGGCAACCAGTTCATCGTCCCCGTCTCCATCCCCGTGAACATCTGCGGCAACTCCGTCGCGGTCCTCGGCCTCAGCCGGGCGGGCTGCCGGGGCGGCGCGTCGAGCGGGCAGTACCACCACGGTTACCACCACAACTGGGTCTCATGA
- a CDS encoding response regulator transcription factor gives MTIRVLLVDDQELVRTGFRMVLDAQPGIEVAGEASDGRQALEVLRSTTTDVVLMDVRMPRMDGIEATRHICASPDGPKVIILTTFDLDEYAFAALKAGAAGFLLKDARPEQLIEAIRAVSSGDSVVAPSTTRRLIDRFVQHIPDEDQQPNAALETLTAREGEVLKLVARGMSNGEIAEMLYVSEATVKTHVGRILSKLGLRDRVQAVVFAYETGLIKSGQNGDAK, from the coding sequence ATGACCATCCGCGTCCTGCTGGTGGATGACCAGGAGCTCGTGCGCACCGGCTTCCGTATGGTGCTCGACGCCCAGCCGGGCATCGAGGTGGCCGGTGAGGCGTCCGACGGCCGCCAGGCCCTGGAGGTGCTGCGCTCCACCACGACCGACGTCGTGCTGATGGACGTGCGCATGCCACGGATGGACGGCATCGAGGCGACCCGGCACATCTGTGCGAGCCCCGACGGGCCCAAGGTGATCATCTTGACCACGTTCGACCTGGATGAGTACGCCTTCGCGGCGCTCAAGGCCGGGGCGGCCGGCTTTTTGCTGAAGGACGCACGGCCGGAGCAGCTGATCGAGGCCATTCGCGCGGTCAGCTCGGGCGACTCCGTCGTCGCCCCGAGCACCACCCGCCGGCTCATCGACCGCTTCGTGCAGCACATCCCCGACGAGGACCAGCAGCCGAACGCGGCGCTGGAGACGCTCACCGCCCGTGAGGGCGAGGTGCTGAAGCTCGTCGCGCGAGGCATGTCCAACGGTGAGATCGCCGAGATGCTGTACGTCTCCGAGGCCACCGTGAAGACGCATGTCGGGCGGATCCTGAGCAAGCTGGGCCTGCGCGACCGCGTCCAGGCGGTGGTTTTCGCATACGAGACGGGCCTCATCAAAAGCGGGCAGAACGGTGACGCTAAGTAA
- a CDS encoding sensor histidine kinase — MFARVFAWLRRHQTFVDLTLMLPLIALALAVRPRYVEFYKNGLPHEISLPIHLALALVMCVPLIWRRRWPRAVFALIALVAFGQWLLGIGIGVNDFAVLIAMYTIAAQCAFRWAFAAGLVVEAGLTMATYSQVSLGGAGEAEWKSLLPTSIGVWAVWLAGSYISTRRKYTLSLEERAKRLERERDAQAEVAAAAERARIAREMHDVIAHSISVMVIQADGASFTVDTDAERAKRAMQAIGTTGRQALTEMRRMLGVLREGDGQAALAPQPGVDQLSELVGQMRNTGLPVELAVRGSVLELPGGMELAVYRIVQEALTNVMKHAGPSASAWVDLHYGDQAIEVRVRDDGRGATFSDGRGHGLLSMRERAAVYGGQVSAEPVPGGGFEVIARLRVKEEVKA; from the coding sequence ATGTTCGCCCGAGTGTTCGCCTGGCTGCGACGGCACCAGACCTTCGTGGATCTGACGCTGATGCTGCCGCTCATCGCGCTGGCGCTGGCGGTCCGGCCTCGATACGTCGAGTTCTACAAAAACGGGCTGCCTCACGAGATCTCCCTGCCGATCCACCTCGCGCTGGCGCTCGTGATGTGCGTTCCGCTGATCTGGCGGCGCCGGTGGCCGCGAGCGGTGTTCGCGCTCATCGCCCTGGTGGCGTTCGGGCAGTGGCTCCTCGGGATCGGCATCGGCGTCAACGACTTCGCGGTCCTGATCGCCATGTACACCATCGCCGCGCAGTGTGCCTTCCGATGGGCGTTCGCGGCGGGGCTGGTCGTCGAGGCCGGCCTCACGATGGCGACCTACAGCCAGGTCAGCCTGGGCGGAGCCGGTGAGGCCGAGTGGAAGTCGCTCCTGCCCACGTCGATCGGCGTCTGGGCGGTCTGGCTGGCCGGCTCGTACATCAGCACACGCCGCAAGTACACCCTGAGCCTGGAGGAGCGGGCCAAACGGCTCGAACGCGAACGCGACGCGCAGGCCGAGGTCGCCGCCGCCGCCGAGCGGGCCCGGATCGCGCGGGAGATGCACGACGTGATCGCGCACAGCATCAGCGTGATGGTGATCCAGGCCGACGGGGCCTCGTTCACGGTGGACACCGACGCCGAGCGGGCCAAGCGCGCGATGCAGGCGATCGGCACCACCGGTCGGCAGGCGCTCACGGAGATGCGCCGGATGCTCGGGGTGCTCCGTGAGGGCGACGGCCAGGCCGCTCTCGCACCGCAGCCGGGCGTCGACCAGCTTTCCGAGCTGGTCGGGCAGATGCGCAACACGGGGCTGCCGGTCGAACTGGCGGTGCGGGGATCCGTCCTCGAGCTGCCCGGCGGCATGGAGCTGGCCGTCTACCGGATCGTCCAGGAGGCCCTCACCAACGTGATGAAGCACGCGGGTCCGTCGGCGAGCGCGTGGGTCGACCTCCACTACGGTGACCAAGCGATCGAGGTACGGGTCCGCGACGACGGGCGGGGCGCGACCTTCTCGGACGGGCGGGGCCACGGCCTGCTGAGCATGCGCGAGCGCGCCGCTGTCTACGGCGGGCAGGTGAGCGCCGAACCCGTCCCCGGCGGCGGTTTCGAGGTCATCGCGCGGTTGCGGGTGAAAGAAGAAGTGAAGGCGTGA
- a CDS encoding SAM-dependent methyltransferase encodes MSQVGWRTAMERALYGPDGFYTRGERPAAHFRTSVHASRRFAEAVVRLVAEMDDALGRPARFDLVDVGAGSGELLTEILAAGGLSGRLRPIAVEVAPRPDGLSPAIEWRDRLPDSITGLVIANEWLDNVPLDVVELTGDGLRLVVVDPDTGAELPGPVPSAEDAAWLDRWWPLREPGDRAEIGRHRGAAWASVIRRLDGGLALAIDYAHDRECRPAYGTLTGYRDGRCVSPVPDGSCDITAHVALDACADEGVGAGATSTLLTTQRAALRALGLHGTRPPLELARTDPRAYLLALRAAGEDAELIDREGLGGFGWLVQTVGVDVPQVLAAATPRREATPDRAG; translated from the coding sequence GTGAGTCAGGTCGGATGGCGGACGGCGATGGAGCGGGCGCTGTACGGACCGGACGGTTTCTATACGCGCGGCGAACGCCCCGCGGCCCACTTCCGTACCTCGGTCCACGCCTCGCGGCGGTTCGCCGAGGCGGTGGTACGGCTGGTCGCCGAGATGGACGACGCGCTCGGACGGCCGGCGCGGTTCGACCTGGTCGACGTCGGCGCCGGTTCCGGTGAGCTCCTCACCGAGATCCTGGCGGCGGGCGGACTGTCCGGGCGGCTGCGCCCGATCGCCGTGGAGGTCGCCCCGCGCCCCGACGGGCTGAGCCCGGCGATCGAATGGCGCGACCGCCTGCCGGACTCGATCACCGGGCTCGTCATCGCCAACGAATGGCTCGACAACGTGCCACTCGATGTCGTCGAACTCACCGGCGACGGGCTACGGCTCGTCGTGGTCGACCCGGACACCGGAGCCGAGCTGCCCGGCCCCGTGCCGTCCGCCGAAGACGCCGCCTGGCTGGACCGCTGGTGGCCGCTGCGCGAGCCCGGCGACCGCGCCGAGATCGGGCGGCACCGCGGCGCGGCGTGGGCCTCGGTGATCAGGCGGCTGGACGGCGGCCTGGCCCTGGCCATCGACTACGCGCACGACCGCGAGTGCCGGCCCGCGTACGGCACGCTCACCGGCTACCGCGACGGCCGGTGCGTCTCCCCGGTGCCGGACGGCTCGTGCGACATCACCGCCCACGTCGCCCTCGACGCCTGCGCCGACGAGGGAGTCGGCGCCGGCGCCACGAGCACGCTGCTGACCACGCAACGCGCCGCCCTGCGGGCGCTCGGCCTGCACGGCACCCGGCCGCCGCTGGAGCTGGCACGCACCGACCCGCGCGCCTACCTCCTGGCGCTGCGCGCGGCGGGCGAGGACGCCGAGCTGATCGACCGTGAGGGACTGGGCGGGTTCGGCTGGCTGGTGCAGACCGTCGGTGTCGACGTGCCGCAGGTGCTGGCCGCCGCTACACCTCGACGTGAAGCGACTCCAGACCGCGCAGGATGA
- a CDS encoding cytochrome P450, producing the protein MSYDPWSPEFVADPYPAYAELRRDRPVHFDEPTGQWVVSRHEDVNALLRDRRLGRTYLHVASHEEFGRPPEAEFLAPFWRLIRAGMLDVEPPDHTRLRRLVSKAFTPRRVEGLRTRIRELAGELARGLAERGGGDLLAEVAEPLPVTVIAEMLGIPAADQPLLRPWSAQICGMYELDPPDETQRTAVRASVEFSEYLRDLARARRADPGEDLISALAAVEGLTEDELVGTCVLLLNAGHEATVNATGNAWWALLRNPDQLERLRADHGLIPTAVEELLRYDTPAPMFERWVLEDVEVAGVRVPRGAEVALQLASANHDPAVFAEPETLDLARDPNPHVGFGAGIHFCLGAPLARIELTESMGALLRAAPDLRLRTEPKWKPGFILRGLESLHVEV; encoded by the coding sequence ATGAGCTACGACCCGTGGTCTCCGGAGTTCGTCGCCGACCCGTACCCCGCCTATGCCGAGCTGCGCCGCGACAGGCCCGTCCACTTCGACGAGCCGACCGGCCAGTGGGTGGTCTCCCGTCACGAGGACGTCAACGCGCTGCTGCGGGATCGCCGGCTCGGCCGCACCTACCTCCACGTCGCCTCCCATGAGGAGTTCGGCCGGCCGCCGGAGGCGGAGTTCCTGGCGCCGTTCTGGCGTCTCATCCGTGCCGGCATGCTCGACGTCGAGCCACCGGACCACACCCGGTTGCGGCGGCTGGTGTCCAAGGCGTTCACGCCGCGCAGGGTCGAAGGCCTGCGGACCCGCATCCGTGAGCTGGCCGGAGAGCTCGCGCGCGGGCTCGCCGAACGCGGCGGCGGCGACCTGCTCGCCGAGGTGGCCGAGCCGCTGCCGGTGACGGTGATCGCCGAGATGCTCGGCATCCCCGCGGCGGACCAGCCGCTGCTGCGTCCCTGGTCGGCCCAGATCTGCGGCATGTACGAGCTGGATCCGCCGGACGAGACGCAGCGGACCGCCGTACGCGCCTCGGTGGAGTTCTCCGAATACCTGCGCGACCTGGCGCGCGCCCGGCGCGCCGACCCGGGCGAGGACCTGATCAGCGCGCTCGCCGCGGTCGAGGGCCTCACCGAGGACGAGCTGGTCGGCACGTGCGTGCTGCTGCTGAACGCGGGCCACGAGGCGACCGTGAACGCCACCGGCAACGCCTGGTGGGCGCTGCTCCGCAACCCGGACCAGCTGGAGCGCCTCCGCGCCGACCACGGCCTGATCCCCACGGCCGTCGAGGAGCTGCTCCGCTACGACACTCCGGCGCCGATGTTCGAGCGCTGGGTGCTGGAGGACGTCGAGGTGGCGGGCGTACGTGTGCCGCGCGGCGCCGAGGTGGCCCTGCAGCTCGCCTCCGCGAACCACGACCCGGCCGTCTTCGCCGAGCCCGAGACGCTGGACCTCGCCCGTGACCCGAACCCCCACGTCGGCTTCGGCGCGGGCATTCACTTCTGCCTGGGCGCCCCGCTGGCACGGATCGAGCTGACCGAGTCGATGGGCGCCCTGCTGCGCGCGGCACCGGATCTGCGGCTGAGGACCGAGCCGAAGTGGAAGCCGGGCTTCATCCTGCGCGGTCTGGAGTCGCTTCACGTCGAGGTGTAG
- a CDS encoding PH domain-containing protein: MGPPYGPPPGYGPGHDPPQGPPYGPVPYGAPPRYGAPPPYGPPPKPPVHFSVGVHRLHVATAVINALSVVVIMFVVGGYSLLITQTADGVALLLTPQSLARFVLVMLPVTAVAALVGFWTWWSVKFRIDGDDLVVETGIMRRRNRRIPLSRVQAVDVVRPLVTRIFGLAEVRVELAGGDQAETKFRYLGRSMGEQLRAELLARAAGLPGHTPEAPERPYWRVGFGSLFGSQLLKLPVIGALTLFVALLAFGVVYREPGVLAAALPVLLGLARGVIAPLLMHGGFKAALSPDGLRLRYGLFETRMQTVPPGRVQAVRVIEPLLWRGYGWARLDVTVAGYVGERQVLSSVLLPVAPRHIAFQLVGLVFPGTNAEAVPLLPAPRSWLAPFGNGAAGTDDAIFVTRRGRMCHRLDVIAHARAQSVRLTAGPLQRLLNLGTVHVDAPPGPVQVAAENRELGEARAIVESAAGRAHRARAADQRTDRWAT, from the coding sequence ATGGGACCGCCCTACGGGCCCCCGCCCGGGTACGGGCCGGGTCACGACCCACCGCAGGGGCCGCCGTACGGGCCCGTCCCGTACGGCGCTCCACCTCGGTACGGCGCCCCGCCCCCGTACGGCCCGCCGCCCAAGCCGCCGGTGCACTTCTCCGTCGGCGTGCACCGCCTGCACGTGGCCACGGCCGTGATCAACGCGCTGTCCGTCGTGGTGATCATGTTCGTCGTCGGCGGGTACTCCTTGTTGATCACCCAGACCGCCGACGGCGTCGCGCTGCTGTTGACCCCGCAGTCGCTCGCGAGGTTCGTGCTGGTCATGCTGCCGGTCACGGCCGTCGCGGCGCTCGTGGGCTTCTGGACCTGGTGGTCGGTGAAGTTCCGCATCGACGGCGACGACCTCGTGGTCGAGACCGGGATCATGCGTCGGCGCAACCGCCGGATCCCCCTCTCACGTGTCCAGGCGGTCGACGTCGTACGCCCGCTGGTCACCCGGATCTTCGGGCTCGCCGAGGTCCGCGTCGAGCTGGCCGGCGGCGACCAGGCCGAGACCAAGTTCCGCTACCTGGGCCGGTCGATGGGCGAGCAGCTGCGCGCCGAACTCCTGGCCCGCGCCGCCGGGCTGCCGGGCCACACGCCCGAGGCGCCCGAGCGGCCGTACTGGCGGGTCGGCTTCGGCTCACTGTTCGGCTCACAGCTGCTGAAGCTGCCGGTCATCGGCGCGTTGACCCTGTTCGTCGCGCTGCTGGCGTTCGGCGTGGTCTATCGCGAGCCGGGGGTCCTGGCCGCCGCGCTGCCCGTGCTGCTCGGCCTGGCGCGCGGCGTGATAGCACCGCTGCTGATGCACGGTGGCTTCAAGGCCGCCCTGTCACCTGATGGCCTGCGGCTGCGGTACGGGCTGTTCGAGACGCGCATGCAGACGGTGCCGCCGGGCCGCGTACAGGCGGTGCGGGTGATCGAGCCGCTGCTGTGGCGGGGGTACGGCTGGGCGCGCCTCGACGTCACCGTCGCCGGGTATGTCGGCGAACGCCAGGTCCTGTCCTCGGTGCTGCTGCCGGTAGCGCCCCGGCACATCGCCTTCCAGCTCGTCGGCCTGGTCTTCCCGGGCACCAACGCCGAGGCGGTGCCGCTGCTGCCCGCGCCGCGGTCCTGGCTGGCGCCGTTCGGCAACGGCGCGGCCGGCACGGACGACGCCATCTTCGTCACCCGGCGGGGCCGGATGTGCCACCGGCTCGACGTGATCGCCCACGCGCGGGCGCAGAGCGTACGCCTGACGGCGGGCCCGTTGCAGCGGCTGCTCAACCTCGGCACCGTCCACGTCGACGCGCCACCCGGCCCGGTGCAGGTCGCCGCCGAGAACCGCGAGCTGGGCGAGGCGAGGGCGATCGTGGAGTCCGCCGCCGGGCGCGCGCACCGAGCCCGTGCCGCCGACCAGCGAACCGACCGCTGGGCCACCTGA
- a CDS encoding PH domain-containing protein has translation MNESYPTAGEPQDMPPGSPRILPHGAPPVPQRGPLPPAPMSSGPSGPSPVPLGGRAEQAFDPPSGMTWARVSPRLTWHRRIAVLLWALPLTIAGAFVLSRMIGLLGGLIWLAAIIVACAMGWIVAELVYRSWGFAERADDLLVTHGFFIKHLVVVPYGRMQYVDVTAGLLEQWLGVATVRLHTAAAATDARIPGLPASDAAVLRDRLAQKGESRSIGL, from the coding sequence ATGAACGAGAGCTACCCGACCGCGGGCGAGCCACAGGACATGCCGCCGGGCAGTCCGAGGATCCTGCCGCACGGCGCCCCGCCGGTGCCGCAGCGCGGGCCCCTGCCCCCGGCGCCCATGTCCAGCGGCCCTTCGGGGCCTTCGCCGGTGCCCCTCGGCGGCCGGGCGGAGCAGGCGTTCGACCCGCCGTCCGGCATGACGTGGGCACGGGTGTCGCCCCGGCTCACCTGGCACCGGCGCATCGCCGTGCTGTTGTGGGCGCTGCCGCTGACGATCGCCGGCGCCTTCGTCCTCTCGCGCATGATCGGTCTGCTGGGCGGGCTGATCTGGCTCGCGGCGATCATCGTCGCCTGCGCGATGGGCTGGATCGTGGCCGAGCTGGTCTACCGCTCGTGGGGGTTCGCCGAGCGCGCCGATGACCTGCTGGTCACCCACGGCTTCTTCATCAAGCACCTCGTCGTGGTGCCGTACGGCCGGATGCAGTACGTCGACGTGACGGCGGGGCTGCTGGAGCAGTGGCTGGGCGTGGCCACGGTGCGCCTGCACACCGCCGCCGCGGCGACCGACGCCCGCATCCCCGGTCTGCCCGCCAGCGACGCCGCCGTCCTGCGCGACCGCCTCGCGCAGAAGGGCGAATCGAGGTCGATCGGGCTGTGA